The following coding sequences lie in one Streptomyces sp. NBC_00510 genomic window:
- a CDS encoding DUF58 domain-containing protein: MALTGRTALLAALGALAVGLLLPGWNGILLVEGILLFGILCDLALAAPVRKLHFTRSGETSVRLGETAEVVLTVTNPSQRPLRAHLRDAWPPSSWYPGTEVTASRHRLTIPSAERRRVTTTLRPTRRGDRHAERVTVRSHGPLGLAARQGSHRVPWTVRVLPPFHSRKHLPSRLARLRELDGRTSVLIRGQGTEFDSLREYIPGDDTRAIDWRATARRATVAVRTWRPERDRHILIVLDTGRTAAGRVGDAPRLDAAMDAALLLAVLAGRAGDRVDLLAYDRRVRASVQGRAARDMLPALVNAMAPLEAELVESDARGLVATVLQRATQRSLVVFLTGLDAAPMEEGLLPVLPQLTHRHEVLIASVADPRIEEMAQGRHSVDAVYAAAAAEQARAERRRVAQRLSRHNITVVDAPPSDIAPALADAYLALKAAGRL, encoded by the coding sequence ATGGCACTCACCGGACGCACCGCCCTGCTGGCCGCCCTCGGCGCCCTCGCCGTCGGTCTGCTGCTCCCCGGCTGGAACGGCATCCTGCTCGTCGAAGGCATCCTTCTGTTCGGAATTCTGTGCGACCTTGCGCTCGCCGCGCCAGTACGAAAGCTCCATTTCACCCGATCCGGTGAGACATCAGTTCGACTCGGCGAAACGGCGGAGGTCGTGCTCACCGTGACCAACCCCAGCCAGCGCCCGCTGCGCGCCCACCTCCGCGACGCCTGGCCGCCCAGCAGCTGGTACCCGGGTACCGAGGTGACCGCGTCACGTCACCGGCTGACCATCCCGTCCGCCGAACGCCGCCGCGTCACCACCACCCTGCGCCCCACCCGCCGCGGCGACCGGCACGCCGAACGCGTCACCGTCCGCTCCCACGGACCCCTCGGCCTGGCCGCCCGGCAGGGTTCCCACCGCGTCCCCTGGACGGTCCGGGTCCTCCCGCCCTTCCACAGCCGCAAGCACCTGCCGTCGCGCCTGGCCCGCCTCCGAGAGCTCGACGGACGCACGTCCGTGCTCATCCGGGGCCAGGGCACCGAGTTCGACTCTCTCCGCGAATACATCCCCGGCGACGACACCCGCGCCATCGACTGGCGGGCCACCGCCCGCCGGGCCACCGTCGCCGTCCGCACCTGGCGCCCCGAACGCGACCGCCACATCCTCATCGTCCTCGACACCGGCCGCACAGCCGCCGGCCGCGTCGGCGACGCCCCACGTCTCGACGCCGCCATGGACGCCGCCCTGCTGCTCGCCGTCCTCGCGGGCCGTGCCGGCGACCGCGTCGACCTGCTGGCCTACGACCGCCGCGTACGCGCCTCCGTCCAGGGCCGTGCCGCCCGGGACATGCTCCCCGCCCTGGTCAACGCCATGGCACCGCTCGAGGCCGAACTCGTCGAGTCCGACGCCCGCGGTCTGGTCGCCACGGTCCTCCAACGGGCCACCCAGCGCTCGCTCGTCGTGTTCCTCACCGGGCTCGACGCCGCGCCGATGGAAGAAGGCCTACTACCCGTCCTCCCCCAGCTCACCCACCGCCACGAGGTCCTCATCGCCTCCGTGGCGGACCCCCGCATCGAAGAGATGGCGCAGGGCCGTCACAGCGTCGACGCCGTGTACGCGGCCGCGGCCGCCGAGCAGGCACGCGCTGAACGCCGCCGCGTCGCCCAGCGCCTTTCCCGGCACAACATCACCGTCGTCGACGCCCCGCCCTCCGACATCGCCCCGGCGCTGGCGGACGCCTACCTCGCCCTCAAGGCCGCCGGCCGACTGTAG
- the ahcY gene encoding adenosylhomocysteinase — MSPVTNDFKVADLSLAAFGRKEITLAEHEMPGLMAIREEFAASQPLAGARITGSLHMTVQTAVLIETLAALGAQVRWASCNIFSTQDHAAAAIAVGPNGTPENPQGIPVFAWKGETLAEYWWCTEQALTWPDSPTGGPNMILDDGGDATLLVHKGVEFEKAGQAPDPSTADSEEYEQILLLLNRTLGENPQKWTQLSSEIRGVTEETTTGVHRLYEMQRDGTLLFPAINVNDAVTKSKFDNKYGCRHSLIDGINRATDVLIGGKVAVVCGYGDVGKGCAESLRGQGARVIITEIDPINALQAAMDGYQVTTLEDVVETADIFVTTTGNRDIILAEHMQRMKHQAIVGNIGHFDNEIDMAGLAKIPGIVKDEVKPQVHTWTFSDGKVLIVLSEGRLLNLGNATGHPSFVMSNSFSDQTLAQIELFTKPEEYPIGVYVLPKHLDEKVARLHLDALGVKLTTLRPEQAAYIGVPVDGPYKPDHYRY; from the coding sequence ATGTCCCCCGTCACCAACGACTTCAAGGTCGCCGACCTCTCCCTGGCCGCCTTCGGCCGCAAGGAGATCACCCTCGCCGAGCACGAGATGCCCGGCCTGATGGCCATCCGCGAGGAGTTCGCGGCCTCCCAGCCGCTGGCCGGCGCCCGCATCACCGGCTCCCTGCACATGACCGTGCAGACCGCCGTCCTCATCGAGACCCTCGCCGCCCTCGGCGCCCAGGTCCGCTGGGCCTCCTGCAACATCTTCTCCACGCAGGACCACGCCGCCGCGGCCATCGCCGTCGGCCCGAACGGCACCCCCGAGAACCCGCAGGGCATCCCCGTCTTCGCCTGGAAGGGCGAGACCCTCGCCGAGTACTGGTGGTGCACCGAGCAGGCCCTCACCTGGCCGGACTCGCCCACCGGCGGCCCGAACATGATCCTCGACGACGGCGGCGACGCCACCCTGCTCGTCCACAAGGGCGTCGAGTTCGAGAAGGCCGGCCAGGCCCCCGACCCCTCCACCGCCGACAGCGAGGAGTACGAGCAGATCCTGCTGCTCCTCAACCGCACCCTCGGCGAGAACCCCCAGAAGTGGACCCAGCTCTCCTCCGAGATCCGCGGCGTCACCGAGGAGACCACCACCGGCGTCCACCGCCTGTACGAGATGCAGCGCGACGGCACCCTGCTGTTCCCGGCGATCAACGTCAACGACGCCGTCACCAAGTCGAAGTTCGACAACAAGTACGGCTGCCGCCACTCCCTCATCGACGGCATCAACCGCGCCACCGACGTCCTCATCGGCGGCAAGGTCGCCGTCGTCTGTGGCTACGGCGACGTCGGCAAGGGCTGCGCCGAGTCGCTGCGCGGCCAGGGCGCCCGCGTCATCATCACCGAGATCGACCCCATCAACGCCCTCCAGGCCGCGATGGACGGCTACCAGGTCACCACGCTCGAGGACGTCGTCGAGACCGCCGACATCTTCGTCACCACCACCGGCAACCGCGACATCATCCTCGCCGAGCACATGCAGCGCATGAAGCACCAGGCGATCGTCGGCAACATCGGCCACTTCGACAACGAGATCGACATGGCCGGCCTCGCCAAGATCCCCGGCATCGTCAAGGACGAGGTCAAGCCCCAGGTCCACACCTGGACCTTCTCCGACGGCAAGGTCCTCATCGTGCTGTCCGAGGGCCGCCTGCTCAACCTGGGCAACGCCACCGGCCACCCCTCGTTCGTGATGTCCAACTCCTTCTCGGACCAGACCCTGGCCCAGATCGAGCTGTTCACCAAGCCCGAGGAGTACCCGATCGGCGTCTACGTCCTGCCCAAGCACCTCGACGAGAAGGTCGCCCGGCTCCACCTCGACGCCCTCGGCGTCAAGCTCACCACCCTGCGCCCCGAGCAGGCCGCCTACATCGGCGTCCCGGTCGACGGCCCCTACAAGCCGGACCACTACCGCTACTGA
- a CDS encoding DUF4350 domain-containing protein, translated as MTDTLSPAQAATPATTSASPTAGQLWTRSRTLLVAFLALIAFGVLYAAARSGENHDALDPRSPDPSGSRAVAQLLHDQGVTTTVVTTTDEAVAAAGPDTTVLVTVPDLLTKRQQDAMHGAMERAGGRVVLLSPSEPSIGRLAPGVRYTGPVPVHVLEPGCGLDAARTAGSAEMGGSGYATSSRDADRCYPNARGDFTLLRLPAANGGDTVVLGTHTLLQNENLAEQGNASLAMQTLGAHPKLVWYLPSLTDASAFGGGQQSFLDLIPDGWNWAVLQLFIAAAFAALWRARRLGPVVAERLPATVRAAEATEGRARLYRHGRARGRAAEVLRTAARDRLAPLVGIPPSQAHDPAALPTAVAARLDDPSVDPHSLLHGPPPPDDAALLRLADDLDALDRRVLLNERKATP; from the coding sequence GTGACCGACACCCTGTCCCCGGCCCAGGCGGCCACCCCCGCCACCACGTCGGCCTCCCCGACCGCGGGCCAGCTGTGGACGCGCTCGCGCACCCTGCTCGTGGCGTTCCTCGCCCTGATCGCCTTCGGCGTCCTGTACGCCGCCGCGCGTTCCGGTGAGAACCATGACGCACTCGACCCCCGTTCCCCCGACCCGTCCGGCAGCCGGGCCGTCGCTCAACTCCTCCACGACCAAGGTGTGACCACCACGGTCGTCACCACCACCGACGAGGCCGTGGCCGCCGCCGGACCCGACACCACCGTCCTCGTCACCGTGCCCGACCTGTTGACGAAGCGTCAGCAGGACGCGATGCATGGCGCGATGGAGCGCGCGGGCGGCCGTGTCGTCCTCCTCTCCCCCAGCGAACCCTCCATCGGACGGCTCGCCCCGGGCGTCCGCTACACGGGGCCCGTCCCCGTCCACGTCCTCGAGCCCGGGTGCGGCCTGGACGCCGCCCGCACTGCCGGCTCCGCCGAAATGGGCGGCAGCGGGTATGCGACGTCCTCGCGGGACGCCGACCGCTGCTACCCCAACGCCCGGGGGGACTTCACCCTGCTGCGGCTGCCCGCGGCCAACGGCGGCGACACCGTCGTCCTCGGCACCCACACACTCCTGCAGAACGAGAACCTCGCCGAGCAGGGCAACGCCTCGCTGGCCATGCAGACCCTCGGCGCCCACCCGAAGCTCGTCTGGTACCTCCCCTCGCTCACCGACGCCTCCGCCTTCGGCGGCGGACAGCAAAGCTTCCTCGACCTCATCCCCGACGGCTGGAACTGGGCCGTCCTGCAGTTGTTCATCGCCGCCGCCTTCGCGGCCCTCTGGCGCGCCCGCCGCCTCGGCCCCGTCGTCGCCGAACGGCTGCCCGCCACCGTCCGTGCCGCGGAGGCCACCGAGGGACGTGCCCGCCTCTACCGCCACGGCCGGGCCCGTGGCCGGGCCGCGGAGGTGCTGCGCACCGCCGCACGCGACCGGCTGGCCCCGTTGGTCGGCATCCCTCCGTCCCAGGCCCACGACCCGGCCGCCCTGCCCACCGCGGTGGCCGCCCGGCTGGACGACCCCTCCGTCGACCCGCACAGCCTGCTCCACGGTCCGCCTCCCCCCGATGACGCGGCCTTGCTGCGTCTCGCCGACGACCTCGACGCACTGGACCGCCGCGTCCTTCTCAACGAGAGGAAAGCAACCCCGTGA
- a CDS encoding cation diffusion facilitator family transporter: MSASGGTKAIVAALGANLAIAVSKFVAFAFSGSSSMLAEGVHSVADSGNQALLLLGGKKAQKKATEEHPFGYGRERYIYGFLVSIVLFTIGGVFALYEGYEKVQHPHEIEHWYWPIGVLVFAIVAEGFSFRTAIKESNMVRGKQTWSQFIRTAKAPELPVVLLEDFGALVGLVLALGGVGLSLLTGDGIWDGIGTLCIGVLLVAIALVLASETKSLLLGEAAGPEVVARIRAAVVDGDTVTRLIHMRTLHLGPDELLVAAKIAVQHDDTATEVARAIDAAEARIREAEPIARVIYLEPDIYREQSAAPTAPTAD, from the coding sequence ATGAGCGCGTCAGGCGGAACCAAGGCGATCGTCGCCGCATTGGGCGCCAACCTCGCCATCGCGGTGAGCAAGTTCGTGGCGTTCGCCTTCAGCGGCTCCTCGTCCATGCTCGCCGAAGGCGTGCACTCGGTGGCCGACTCGGGCAACCAGGCGCTGCTCCTGCTCGGCGGCAAGAAGGCCCAGAAGAAGGCCACCGAGGAACACCCCTTCGGCTACGGCCGTGAGCGGTACATCTACGGCTTCCTCGTCTCCATCGTGCTGTTCACCATCGGTGGCGTCTTCGCCCTCTACGAGGGCTACGAGAAGGTCCAGCACCCCCACGAGATCGAGCACTGGTACTGGCCCATCGGCGTCCTGGTCTTCGCGATCGTCGCCGAGGGCTTCTCCTTCCGCACCGCCATCAAGGAATCCAACATGGTGCGCGGCAAGCAGACCTGGAGCCAGTTCATCCGCACCGCCAAGGCCCCCGAGCTCCCCGTCGTCCTCCTCGAGGACTTCGGCGCGCTCGTCGGCCTCGTGCTCGCCCTCGGCGGCGTCGGCCTGTCCCTGCTCACCGGCGACGGCATCTGGGACGGCATCGGCACCCTCTGCATCGGCGTCCTCCTCGTCGCCATCGCGCTCGTCCTCGCCTCCGAGACCAAGTCGCTGCTCCTCGGCGAGGCCGCGGGACCCGAGGTCGTCGCCCGCATCCGCGCGGCCGTCGTCGACGGCGACACCGTCACCCGCTTGATCCACATGCGCACGCTCCACCTCGGCCCCGACGAGCTCCTCGTCGCCGCCAAGATCGCCGTCCAGCACGACGACACCGCCACCGAGGTCGCCCGCGCCATCGACGCCGCCGAGGCCCGCATCCGCGAGGCCGAGCCCATCGCCCGCGTCATCTACCTCGAACCGGACATCTACCGCGAGCAGTCGGCCGCCCCCACCGCCCCCACGGCGGACTGA
- a CDS encoding MoxR family ATPase, translating into MSAAPTADSARASLEALRTEIAKAVVGQDPAVTGLVVALLCRGHVLLEGVPGVAKTLLVRALAASLQLETKRVQFTPDLMPGDITGSLVYDARTAEFSFQAGPVFTNLLLADEINRTPPKTQASLLEAMEERQVSVDGIPRPLPEPFLVAATQNPVEYEGTYPLPEAQLDRFLLKLILPLPSRETEIDVLTRHADGFNPRDLDSAGLRPVAGPADLDAARAAVAKTSVSADITAYIVDICRATRESPSLTLGVSPRGATALLATARAWAWLTGRDYVIPDDVKALALPTLRHRIQLRPEAEMEGTTPDSVITSVLARVPVPR; encoded by the coding sequence GTGAGCGCCGCCCCGACCGCCGACAGCGCCCGTGCCTCCCTGGAGGCCCTGCGCACCGAAATCGCCAAGGCCGTCGTCGGCCAGGACCCGGCCGTCACCGGCCTGGTCGTGGCCCTGCTCTGCCGGGGTCACGTCCTCCTGGAAGGCGTGCCCGGAGTCGCCAAGACCCTCCTCGTGCGCGCCCTGGCCGCCTCCCTCCAACTGGAGACCAAGCGGGTCCAGTTCACCCCCGACCTGATGCCCGGCGACATCACCGGCTCCCTCGTCTACGACGCCCGCACAGCCGAGTTCTCCTTCCAGGCAGGCCCTGTCTTCACCAACCTGCTGCTCGCCGACGAGATCAACCGCACCCCGCCCAAGACCCAGGCATCCCTCCTGGAGGCCATGGAGGAGCGCCAGGTGTCCGTCGACGGCATCCCTCGGCCGCTACCCGAGCCGTTCCTCGTCGCGGCGACGCAGAACCCCGTCGAGTACGAGGGCACGTACCCCCTCCCCGAGGCCCAGCTGGACCGCTTCCTCCTGAAGCTGATCCTGCCGCTGCCGTCCCGCGAGACCGAGATCGACGTGCTCACCCGCCACGCCGACGGCTTCAACCCGCGGGACCTGGACTCCGCCGGTTTGCGGCCGGTCGCCGGCCCCGCCGACCTCGACGCCGCCCGGGCCGCCGTCGCCAAGACGTCGGTCTCCGCCGACATCACGGCCTACATCGTCGATATCTGCCGAGCCACCCGTGAATCCCCCTCTCTGACCCTCGGTGTCTCCCCCCGGGGAGCCACCGCCCTGCTCGCCACCGCCCGCGCCTGGGCCTGGCTCACCGGCCGCGACTACGTCATCCCCGACGACGTCAAGGCCCTCGCCCTCCCCACGCTCCGGCACCGCATCCAACTGCGGCCCGAAGCCGAGATGGAAGGCACCACACCCGACTCGGTCATCACCTCGGTCCTCGCCCGCGTCCCCGTACCGCGCTGA
- the manA gene encoding mannose-6-phosphate isomerase, class I: MDRLTNTIRPYAWGSTSAIPELLGTTPTGEPQAELWMGAHPGAPSRIDRGDGPVPLDQVITADPDGELGAPAVERFGPRLPFLLKLLAAGSPLSLQVHPDLAQAAAGFADEEARGVPVDAPHRNYKDANHKPEMIVALTPFEGLCGFRHPEETAALLSGLGVDPLKPYVDLLRAHPEEAALREVLTAVLGAERDAMAGTVDEAAEAAGRLATEGGPNADAYAAYAAIAHAYPGDPGVIAAMLLNHVRLQPGEALFLGAGIPHAYLSGLGVEIMANSDNVLRCGLTPKHVDIPELLRIVRFHAGDAGVLRPEASPDGEELYGTPIDEFRLSRYSLAAGAAPRTPHDRTAQILLCTEGTATLRTPGDPAAPELTLGRGQSAYVPAGEQVELTGEGTVFRATVVA; this comes from the coding sequence ATGGACCGCCTGACCAACACCATCCGCCCGTACGCCTGGGGTTCCACCAGCGCGATCCCCGAACTGCTCGGCACCACCCCCACGGGCGAGCCGCAGGCCGAACTGTGGATGGGCGCCCACCCCGGCGCCCCCTCCCGCATCGACCGCGGCGACGGTCCGGTCCCGCTCGACCAGGTCATCACCGCCGACCCGGACGGTGAACTCGGCGCCCCCGCCGTCGAACGCTTCGGCCCCCGGCTGCCGTTCCTGCTCAAGCTCCTCGCCGCCGGCTCCCCCCTCTCCCTGCAGGTGCATCCCGACCTCGCCCAGGCCGCCGCCGGCTTCGCCGACGAGGAGGCCCGCGGCGTCCCCGTCGACGCCCCGCACCGCAACTACAAGGACGCCAACCACAAGCCGGAGATGATCGTCGCGCTCACCCCCTTCGAGGGACTGTGCGGCTTCCGCCACCCCGAGGAGACCGCGGCCCTCCTCTCCGGCCTCGGCGTCGACCCCCTCAAGCCGTACGTCGACCTGCTGCGCGCCCACCCCGAGGAGGCCGCCCTCCGCGAGGTCCTCACCGCCGTGCTCGGAGCCGAACGCGACGCCATGGCCGGCACCGTGGACGAAGCCGCCGAAGCCGCCGGCCGGCTCGCCACCGAGGGCGGACCGAACGCCGACGCCTACGCCGCCTACGCGGCCATCGCCCACGCCTACCCCGGTGACCCCGGCGTCATCGCCGCCATGCTGCTCAACCACGTCCGACTCCAGCCCGGCGAGGCGCTCTTCCTCGGCGCCGGCATACCCCACGCCTACCTCAGCGGCCTCGGCGTCGAGATCATGGCCAACTCCGACAACGTCCTGCGCTGCGGCCTCACCCCCAAGCACGTCGACATCCCCGAACTGCTGCGCATCGTCCGCTTCCACGCGGGTGACGCCGGTGTCCTGCGCCCCGAGGCGTCCCCCGACGGCGAGGAGCTCTACGGCACCCCCATCGACGAGTTCCGGCTCTCCCGCTACTCGCTCGCCGCCGGCGCCGCCCCCCGCACCCCCCACGACCGCACCGCCCAGATCCTGCTCTGCACCGAAGGCACCGCCACCCTGCGCACGCCCGGCGACCCGGCGGCCCCGGAACTCACCCTCGGCCGCGGCCAGTCCGCCTACGTTCCCGCAGGCGAACAGGTCGAACTCACCGGCGAGGGGACCGTCTTCCGGGCCACCGTGGTGGCCTGA
- a CDS encoding mannose-6-phosphate isomerase, producing the protein MLDETLLDDPDALARADTRGLLLGVAAAGARVRTAARLAQEAGVGELKPDGRPRSVLVAGPGAVAVAAVAELLAALGNGSGPVLPLHPTGPAPYDLRWALPGWAGPLDLLLIASPAGTEAGLADLIEQAYRRGCTAAAVVPAGSPIAEAIQQVRGMVLPYAPAPDPASVAGVLGEAADPAEDLGAFWALLTPLLALGDRIGLLAAPPDTIERVADRLDEVAARCGPATATYSNPAKALASELAESLPVMWSEGPVASVAARRFAAAIAARAGRPALHGELPEALDTHGALLAGSLAGALDPEDFFRDRVDEPEDLRLRVVLLHRPGNAASSSAPLARELATTHDTPLSELAPAEGGDLESAVELLAVTDFASVYLAITSTGRA; encoded by the coding sequence ATGCTGGACGAGACGCTGCTCGACGACCCCGACGCCCTCGCCCGCGCCGACACCCGCGGCCTCCTCCTCGGCGTTGCCGCCGCCGGCGCCCGCGTCCGCACCGCCGCCCGCCTCGCCCAGGAGGCAGGCGTCGGCGAACTCAAGCCCGACGGCCGCCCCCGCAGCGTCCTGGTCGCCGGCCCCGGCGCTGTCGCCGTCGCCGCCGTCGCCGAACTGCTGGCCGCCCTCGGCAACGGCAGCGGGCCCGTACTGCCCCTGCACCCCACCGGCCCCGCCCCGTACGACCTGCGGTGGGCCCTCCCCGGCTGGGCCGGCCCCCTGGACCTGCTGCTCATCGCCAGCCCCGCCGGCACCGAGGCGGGACTGGCCGACCTCATCGAGCAGGCCTACCGCCGCGGTTGCACCGCCGCCGCCGTCGTCCCCGCCGGCTCACCCATCGCCGAGGCGATCCAGCAGGTGCGGGGCATGGTCCTGCCGTACGCCCCCGCGCCCGACCCGGCGTCCGTCGCGGGGGTCCTCGGCGAGGCCGCCGACCCCGCCGAGGACCTCGGCGCCTTCTGGGCGCTGCTCACCCCGCTGCTCGCCCTCGGCGACCGCATCGGCCTGCTCGCCGCCCCGCCCGACACCATCGAGCGCGTCGCCGACCGCCTCGACGAGGTCGCCGCCCGCTGCGGCCCCGCCACCGCCACCTACAGCAACCCCGCCAAGGCCCTCGCCTCCGAACTCGCCGAATCCCTGCCGGTGATGTGGAGCGAGGGACCGGTCGCCTCCGTCGCCGCCCGGCGCTTCGCCGCGGCCATCGCCGCCCGCGCCGGACGCCCCGCCCTGCACGGCGAACTCCCCGAGGCACTCGACACCCACGGCGCGCTGCTCGCCGGCTCCCTGGCCGGCGCCCTCGACCCCGAGGACTTCTTCCGCGACCGCGTCGACGAGCCCGAGGACCTGCGCCTGCGCGTCGTGCTCCTGCACCGCCCCGGCAACGCCGCCTCGAGCTCCGCCCCGCTCGCCCGCGAGCTCGCCACGACCCACGACACCCCGCTGAGCGAGCTCGCCCCCGCCGAGGGAGGCGACCTGGAATCCGCCGTCGAACTCCTCGCCGTCACGGATTTCGCCTCCGTTTACCTCGCCATCACTTCCACCGGGAGAGCATGA
- a CDS encoding stage II sporulation protein M: MDLDVFAAAHRHEWDRLDTLLRRRRRLSGEEADELVTLYQRAATHLSLVQSSAPDPALVGRLTTLVARARSAVTGARTPGWRDAVLFFTRAFPAAMYRSRHWWVPTALVSTAVAALIGWWVATHPEVQSAIAAPEELRALTRPDGEYEAYYSSHPAASFAAQVWTNNAMAAGYCLVLGVFLGLPVLYVLFENMLNLGLGLGLMGSAGRLDTFLGLLLPHGLLELTAVFVAAGTGLRLGWTVIDPGPRPRRTALAEEGRAAIGMAIGLAAVLFVSGALEAFVTPSGLPTWARIGIGVTAELLFLVYVFVIGRRAALAGETGDLERGDRGDVLPTAA; encoded by the coding sequence ATGGACCTCGACGTCTTCGCAGCCGCCCACCGCCACGAGTGGGACCGGCTCGACACGCTGCTGCGCCGGCGTCGGCGCCTCTCCGGGGAGGAAGCCGACGAACTCGTCACCCTCTACCAACGCGCCGCAACCCATCTCTCCCTCGTCCAGTCCAGCGCCCCCGACCCCGCACTCGTCGGACGGCTCACCACCCTCGTCGCCCGCGCCCGCAGCGCCGTCACCGGAGCCCGCACCCCCGGCTGGCGCGACGCGGTCCTCTTCTTCACCCGCGCCTTCCCCGCCGCGATGTACCGCTCGCGCCACTGGTGGGTCCCCACCGCGCTCGTCTCCACCGCGGTCGCCGCACTCATCGGCTGGTGGGTCGCCACCCACCCCGAGGTCCAGTCCGCCATCGCCGCCCCCGAAGAACTGCGCGCCCTGACCCGCCCCGACGGCGAGTACGAGGCGTACTACTCCAGCCACCCCGCCGCCTCCTTCGCGGCCCAGGTCTGGACGAACAACGCCATGGCCGCCGGCTACTGCCTGGTCCTCGGCGTCTTCCTCGGACTCCCCGTCCTCTACGTACTGTTCGAGAACATGCTCAACCTGGGTCTCGGGCTCGGCCTCATGGGCTCCGCGGGCCGCCTCGACACCTTCCTCGGGCTGCTCCTCCCGCACGGCCTCCTCGAACTGACCGCCGTCTTCGTCGCCGCCGGCACAGGACTCCGCCTCGGCTGGACCGTCATCGACCCCGGCCCGCGCCCCCGCCGTACGGCCCTCGCCGAAGAAGGCCGGGCCGCCATCGGCATGGCCATCGGCCTCGCCGCGGTCCTCTTCGTCTCCGGCGCCCTCGAAGCCTTCGTCACCCCCTCCGGCCTGCCCACCTGGGCCCGCATCGGCATCGGCGTCACCGCCGAGCTGCTCTTCCTCGTCTACGTCTTCGTCATCGGGCGCCGCGCGGCCCTCGCCGGCGAGACGGGCGACTTGGAACGGGGCGACCGCGGCGACGTCCTGCCCACCGCGGCGTGA
- a CDS encoding RDD family protein, with protein sequence MSEASAAGGAGRLVTGEAVELGLHPAKLPSRALAAALDGVVYIGGYLVVSIVLMVATASMDEAAVAAVYVTSLVLVLFGVPIAVETLTRGRSLGKLACGLRVVRDDGGPIRFRHALVRGAVGVVEIQMFLGVIACIASLVSARGRRIGDVFAGTLVVRERIPVPRSPRPMPPAPPWLAGQLAGVDLSAVPEGLWLAVRQYLSRMHQLDPQVGWSMAERLAGDVVACTGATVPEGTPPAGFLAAVVAERQARDARRVFGAPVGTPVGAPVDGVAEPGGFGVAEPGKGRAPVPPAVGWVAPGTDGGVRGDAVPPVRGGQAPQEPVPPSSTSPSSSSSSTGFAPPA encoded by the coding sequence ATGAGTGAGGCGAGCGCGGCGGGCGGTGCCGGCCGGCTGGTGACGGGTGAGGCGGTCGAACTGGGGTTGCACCCGGCGAAGCTGCCGAGCCGGGCGCTGGCGGCGGCGCTGGACGGCGTCGTGTACATCGGCGGTTATCTGGTCGTGTCGATCGTGCTGATGGTGGCGACGGCGTCGATGGACGAGGCGGCGGTGGCAGCGGTGTACGTGACCTCGCTGGTGCTGGTGCTGTTCGGGGTGCCGATCGCGGTGGAGACGCTGACCCGGGGGCGGTCGCTGGGGAAGCTGGCCTGCGGGTTGCGGGTGGTGCGGGACGACGGCGGGCCGATCCGGTTCCGGCACGCGCTGGTGCGCGGGGCGGTCGGGGTGGTCGAGATCCAGATGTTCCTCGGGGTGATCGCCTGCATCGCCTCGCTGGTGTCGGCGCGCGGTCGGCGGATCGGGGACGTCTTCGCGGGGACGCTGGTGGTGCGGGAACGGATTCCGGTGCCGCGGTCGCCGCGGCCGATGCCACCCGCGCCGCCGTGGCTGGCGGGGCAGTTGGCGGGGGTGGACCTGTCGGCGGTGCCGGAGGGGCTGTGGCTGGCGGTGCGGCAGTACCTGTCGCGGATGCATCAGCTGGATCCGCAGGTGGGCTGGTCGATGGCGGAACGGCTCGCGGGGGACGTCGTGGCGTGCACGGGTGCCACGGTGCCGGAGGGGACGCCGCCGGCGGGGTTCCTGGCGGCGGTGGTGGCGGAGCGGCAGGCGCGGGACGCGCGCCGGGTCTTCGGCGCTCCGGTCGGTACTCCGGTCGGTGCTCCGGTCGACGGGGTCGCCGAGCCGGGGGGCTTCGGGGTTGCGGAGCCGGGGAAGGGCCGGGCGCCGGTGCCGCCTGCGGTGGGCTGGGTGGCGCCCGGTACGGACGGCGGGGTGCGGGGGGACGCGGTGCCGCCGGTGCGTGGGGGGCAGGCCCCGCAGGAGCCGGTGCCTCCGTCCTCGACGTCGCCCTCCTCCTCGTCCTCGTCGACGGGCTTCGCGCCTCCGGCGTGA